A DNA window from Hordeum vulgare subsp. vulgare chromosome 1H, MorexV3_pseudomolecules_assembly, whole genome shotgun sequence contains the following coding sequences:
- the LOC123432763 gene encoding uncharacterized protein LOC123432763 isoform X3 has product MLYQIFLPRAGHALRIRSCPPARPSIGAWTYSFVIWLRGHLLCVVPVVLGCRRTDSTNGHFESLGDMMIRGMYTLSPTCVPVIICVSMYLFPSCVIVILVPLHKPAAWLMLRSSITGKPTFSVNLWSGIPGDVKVLRNSVGCMFIMMLVFVVALHTVSRLRHTHEELHVDITRG; this is encoded by the exons ATGTTGTACCAAATT TTTTTGCCGAGGGCAGGACATGCGCTGCGGATCAGGTCTTGCCCACCAGCGAGGCCGTCCATTGGCGCTTGGACATATAGTTTTGTGATTTGGTTGAGGGGCCATCTTCTGTGTGTTGTTCCTGTCGTCTTAGGCTGCAGACGTACTGACAG TACGAATGGCCATTTTGAGTCACTTGGTGACATGATGATTCGAGGTATGTATACCTTGTCGCCGACGTGTGTTCCTGTGATTATTTGTGTCTCGATGTATTTGTTTCCAAGTTGTGTAATTGTCATTCTTGTACCATTGCATAAACCTGCTGCTTGGTTGATGTTGCGTAGTAGCATTACCGGCAAACCCACCTTCAGTGTTAACTTATGGTCTGGGATTCCTGGGGATGTCAAGGTGTTGAGGAACTCAGTAGGCTGCATGTTCATCATGATGTTGGTGTTTGTCGTGGCCTTGCACACTGTGTCCAGGCTTAG GCACACACATGAAGAATTGCATGTGGATATTACCCGAGGTTGA
- the LOC123432763 gene encoding uncharacterized protein LOC123432763 isoform X4: MLYQIFLPRAGHALRIRSCPPARPSIGAWTYSFVIWLRGHLLCVVPVVLGCRRTDSTNGHFESLGDMMIRGMYTLSPTCVPVIICVSMYLFPSCVIVILVPLHKPAAWLMLRSSITGKPTFSVNLWSGIPGDVKVLRNSVGCMFIMMLVFVVALHTVSRLRYASAFVDVRDY; encoded by the exons ATGTTGTACCAAATT TTTTTGCCGAGGGCAGGACATGCGCTGCGGATCAGGTCTTGCCCACCAGCGAGGCCGTCCATTGGCGCTTGGACATATAGTTTTGTGATTTGGTTGAGGGGCCATCTTCTGTGTGTTGTTCCTGTCGTCTTAGGCTGCAGACGTACTGACAG TACGAATGGCCATTTTGAGTCACTTGGTGACATGATGATTCGAGGTATGTATACCTTGTCGCCGACGTGTGTTCCTGTGATTATTTGTGTCTCGATGTATTTGTTTCCAAGTTGTGTAATTGTCATTCTTGTACCATTGCATAAACCTGCTGCTTGGTTGATGTTGCGTAGTAGCATTACCGGCAAACCCACCTTCAGTGTTAACTTATGGTCTGGGATTCCTGGGGATGTCAAGGTGTTGAGGAACTCAGTAGGCTGCATGTTCATCATGATGTTGGTGTTTGTCGTGGCCTTGCACACTGTGTCCAGGCTTAG ATATGCAAGTGCATTTGTAGATGTAAGAGACTACTAA
- the LOC123432763 gene encoding uncharacterized protein LOC123432763 isoform X1, whose protein sequence is MLYQIFLPRAGHALRIRSCPPARPSIGAWTYSFVIWLRGHLLCVVPVVLGCRRTDSTNGHFESLGDMMIRGMYTLSPTCVPVIICVSMYLFPSCVIVILVPLHKPAAWLMLRSSITGKPTFSVNLWSGIPGDVKVLRNSVGCMFIMMLVFVVALHTVSRLRSVESGKTTCCSFQDGKVVSQLLDHDTEDQTEISSNMLLMLICILSLGT, encoded by the exons ATGTTGTACCAAATT TTTTTGCCGAGGGCAGGACATGCGCTGCGGATCAGGTCTTGCCCACCAGCGAGGCCGTCCATTGGCGCTTGGACATATAGTTTTGTGATTTGGTTGAGGGGCCATCTTCTGTGTGTTGTTCCTGTCGTCTTAGGCTGCAGACGTACTGACAG TACGAATGGCCATTTTGAGTCACTTGGTGACATGATGATTCGAGGTATGTATACCTTGTCGCCGACGTGTGTTCCTGTGATTATTTGTGTCTCGATGTATTTGTTTCCAAGTTGTGTAATTGTCATTCTTGTACCATTGCATAAACCTGCTGCTTGGTTGATGTTGCGTAGTAGCATTACCGGCAAACCCACCTTCAGTGTTAACTTATGGTCTGGGATTCCTGGGGATGTCAAGGTGTTGAGGAACTCAGTAGGCTGCATGTTCATCATGATGTTGGTGTTTGTCGTGGCCTTGCACACTGTGTCCAGGCTTAG GTCAGTGGAGTCTGGAAAAACGACTTGCTGCTCATTTCAAGATGGAAAGGTAGTCTCTCAACTGCTGGATCACGATACTGAAGATCAAACTGAAATATCCTCCAACATGCTTCTgatgttgatatgtatcttatctCTAG GTACTTGA
- the LOC123432763 gene encoding uncharacterized protein LOC123432763 isoform X2, which produces MLYQIFLPRAGHALRIRSCPPARPSIGAWTYSFVIWLRGHLLCVVPVVLGCRRTDSTNGHFESLGDMMIRGMYTLSPTCVPVIICVSMYLFPSCVIVILVPLHKPAAWLMLRSSITGKPTFSVNLWSGIPGDVKVLRNSVGCMFIMMLVFVVALHTVSRLRSVESGKTTCCSFQDGKVFLDLVSFVCRAPFLEQGCNMVIVFMDILE; this is translated from the exons ATGTTGTACCAAATT TTTTTGCCGAGGGCAGGACATGCGCTGCGGATCAGGTCTTGCCCACCAGCGAGGCCGTCCATTGGCGCTTGGACATATAGTTTTGTGATTTGGTTGAGGGGCCATCTTCTGTGTGTTGTTCCTGTCGTCTTAGGCTGCAGACGTACTGACAG TACGAATGGCCATTTTGAGTCACTTGGTGACATGATGATTCGAGGTATGTATACCTTGTCGCCGACGTGTGTTCCTGTGATTATTTGTGTCTCGATGTATTTGTTTCCAAGTTGTGTAATTGTCATTCTTGTACCATTGCATAAACCTGCTGCTTGGTTGATGTTGCGTAGTAGCATTACCGGCAAACCCACCTTCAGTGTTAACTTATGGTCTGGGATTCCTGGGGATGTCAAGGTGTTGAGGAACTCAGTAGGCTGCATGTTCATCATGATGTTGGTGTTTGTCGTGGCCTTGCACACTGTGTCCAGGCTTAG GTCAGTGGAGTCTGGAAAAACGACTTGCTGCTCATTTCAAGATGGAAAG GTATTTCTTGATCTCGTCAGTTTCGTTTGCCGTGCCCCTTTCCTTGAGCAAGGCTGTAACATGGTCATCGTCTTTATGGATATACTTGAATAG